The following proteins come from a genomic window of Panicum hallii strain FIL2 chromosome 8, PHallii_v3.1, whole genome shotgun sequence:
- the LOC112903767 gene encoding TPD1 protein homolog 1-like, whose amino-acid sequence MDATPAAILVACLLLSTASSSGAAAAGCLPSSIVVTQSGTGEWAHGQPVYAVAVRNTCGCAQSDVKVDCAGFDTTLAVDPAKLQPLPAGGLCLVNGGAPVAQGRDVTFSYAWSRQFGFRPVSSTVAC is encoded by the coding sequence ATGGacgcgacgccggcggcgataCTCGTGGCGTGCCTGCTGCTCTCCACGGCGAGcagctccggcgccgccgccgccggctgcctGCCGTCGAGCATCGTGGTGACGCAGTCCGGCACGGGGGAGTGGGCGCACGGGCAGCCGGTGTACGCGGTGGCGGTGCGCAACACGTGCGGCTGCGCCCAGTCCGACGTGAAGGTGGACTGCGCCGGGTTCGACACCACCCTGGCCGTCGACCCCGCGAAGCTCCAGCCCTTGCCGGCCGGCGGGCTGTGCCTCGTcaacggcggcgctccggtggcgCAGGGGCGGGACGTGACGTTCAGCTACGCCTGGAGCAGGCAGTTCGGCTTCCGGCCGGTCTCGTCCACGGTGGCGTGCTAG
- the LOC112902903 gene encoding DNA-directed RNA polymerase II subunit 1-like — translation MFHIGFIKTVLSIMRYVHFICSKILADEVSLGFTQEDNNKFKQALKIRNPKNRLRRIYDACKSTKFCGGGDDPCIQEQQDTDEPVKKRGCCGSMQPNIIVDGMKMVVEFKAPKENDDKEKSSEPVERKQILSAERVLEVLKRIGDEDCLLLGLNPKFARPDWMILQVLPIPPPPVRPSVMMGTSSRSEDDLTHQLAMITRHNKNLRRQERNGTPAHIITEFAQLLQFHIAT, via the exons ATGTTCCACATTGGGTTCATCAAGACTGTACTTTCCATCATGCGCTATGTCCACTTCATCTGCTCCAAGATCCTCGCTGATGAGGTATCCCTTGGTTTTACGCAGGAG GATAATAACAAGTTCAAGCAGGCTCTGAAAATCAGGAACCCAAAGAATAGGTTGAGGAGAATTTATGATGCTTGCAAGAGCACAAAGTTCTGTGGCGGGGGTGATGACCCTTGTATTCAGGAGCAGCAAGATACTGATGAGCCTGTAAAGAAAAGAGGCTGTTGTGGTTCTATGCAGCCAAATATTATAGTTGACGGTATGAAGATGGTTGTGGAGTTCAAGGCACCAAAGGAAAATGATGATAAAGAGAAATCCTCTGAGCCAGTGGAAAGAAAGCAGATTCTCTCTGCTGAGAGG GTCCTTGAAGTTCTCAAGCGCATAGGTGACGAGGACTGTCTTCTTTTGGGCCTGAATCCCAAATTTGCCCGTCCAGATTGGATGATACTCCAGGTTCTTCCAATTCCTCCACCTCCTGTTAGGCCATCTGTCATGATGGGCACTTCTTCCAGAAGTGAG GATGATTTGACTCATCAATTAGCTATGATAACTCGGCACAATAAAAACTTGAGAAGGCAAGAGAGAAACGGAACTCCAGCTCACATTATAACAGAGTTTGCTCAATTGTTGCAATTTCACATTGCTACGTAG